In one window of Chryseobacterium viscerum DNA:
- the rpoB gene encoding DNA-directed RNA polymerase subunit beta → MSKTKSTTQGNPRINFSSAKGKIITPDFLDIQIESFREFFQLDTLPEARKTEALYKTFQENFPITDSRNQFVLEFLDYLVDSPRYSIDECVERGLTYSVPLKARLKLYCTDPEHEDFQTVVQDVYLGPVPYMTPSGSFIINGAERVIVTQLHRSPGVFFGQTYHANGTKLYYSRIIPFKGSWMEFTTDINSVMYAYIDRKKKLPLTTLLRAIGYESDKDILQIFDLAEEVKVSKAALKKVEGRTLAARVLNTWFEDFVDEDTGEVVSIERNEIILDRETILEKEHLDLILDAGVKSILIHKENSNEFSIIQNTLQKDPTNSEKEAVEYIYRQLRNADPPDEETARGIIEKLFFSEQRYSLGEVGRYRLNKKLGLNIPTTTEVLTKEDIIAIVRHLIELVNSKAEVDDIDHLSNRRIKTVGEQLAGQFGVGLSRIARTIKERMNVRDNEIFTPLDLVNAKTLTSVINSFFGTNQLSQFMDQTNPLSEITHKRRLSALGPGGLSRERAGFEVRDVHHTHYGRICPIETPEGPNIGLISSLGIYAKINNLGFIETPYRKVEGGKIDLNADPIYLNAEDEEDKVIAQANVELSDNGDFLTDRIIARLDGDYPVVEPAQVNLIDVAPNQISGISASLIPFLEHDDANRALMGSNMMRQAVPLLKPQAPIVGTGLEQQVARDSRILINAEGTGTVEYVDADKIVIKYERSEDEDLVQFESATKTYKLTKFRKTNQSTTITLRPNVRVGDVVEKGQVLCDGYATEKGELALGRNLVVAFMPWKGYNFEDAIVINEKVVREDWFTSIHVDEYSLEVRDTKLGMEELTADIPNVSEEATKDLDENGMIRIGAEVKPGDIMIGKITPKGESDPTPEEKLLRAIFGDKAGDVKDASLKADSSLRGVVINKKLFSRNIKDKKKRTEEKLRLEEIENTYKAKFDELRNTLIEKLNTLVSGKTSQGVQNDLDEEIIGKGVKFTHKLLTSVEDYVNVSGADWTVDADKNELIKQLIHNYKIKYNDIQGVKNREKFAISIGDELPAGIMKLAKVYIAKKRKLNVGDKMAGRHGNKGIVSRIVREEDMPFLEDGTPVDIVLNPLGVPSRMNIGQIYETVLGWAGQKLGMKFATPIFDGATLDQITEYTEKAGLPKFGHTHLYDGGTGERFTQAATVGIIYMLKLGHMVDDKMHARSIGPYSLITQQPLGGKAQFGGQRFGEMEVWALEAFGASNILREILTVKSDDVIGRAKTYEAIAKGESMPEPGIPESFNVLLHELQGLGLDVRLEE, encoded by the coding sequence ATGAGTAAAACAAAATCAACAACTCAAGGAAATCCGAGAATTAATTTCTCATCAGCGAAAGGAAAAATTATCACTCCGGACTTTTTGGATATCCAAATTGAGTCTTTCAGAGAATTTTTCCAGCTTGATACACTTCCTGAAGCCAGAAAGACAGAAGCTCTTTACAAGACTTTCCAAGAGAATTTCCCAATTACGGATTCAAGAAACCAATTCGTATTAGAATTCCTAGACTATCTGGTAGATTCTCCACGTTATTCAATCGATGAGTGTGTGGAAAGAGGACTTACTTATTCAGTTCCTCTAAAAGCTAGACTTAAATTGTATTGTACTGACCCGGAACACGAAGATTTCCAAACTGTGGTTCAGGACGTATATTTAGGTCCGGTTCCTTATATGACGCCAAGTGGTTCTTTCATCATCAACGGTGCTGAGAGAGTTATCGTTACGCAGCTTCACCGTTCACCTGGTGTATTCTTCGGACAGACTTACCACGCGAACGGGACCAAATTATATTATTCAAGAATTATTCCTTTCAAAGGATCTTGGATGGAATTTACAACGGATATCAACAGCGTAATGTACGCGTATATCGACCGTAAGAAAAAATTACCATTAACAACTTTATTAAGAGCTATCGGGTACGAATCTGATAAGGATATCCTTCAGATCTTCGACCTTGCTGAAGAAGTGAAAGTTTCTAAAGCTGCCCTTAAAAAAGTAGAAGGGAGAACATTGGCTGCGAGAGTATTGAACACTTGGTTCGAAGATTTCGTAGACGAAGATACAGGTGAAGTAGTTTCTATCGAAAGAAACGAGATCATCTTGGATAGAGAAACAATCCTTGAAAAAGAACACTTAGATCTTATCCTGGATGCTGGTGTGAAATCAATCCTGATTCACAAAGAAAACAGCAACGAATTCTCTATTATCCAGAATACATTACAAAAAGACCCTACCAACTCTGAAAAAGAAGCAGTAGAGTATATTTATCGTCAGTTAAGAAATGCAGATCCACCAGATGAGGAAACTGCAAGAGGAATCATTGAAAAATTATTCTTCTCTGAGCAGAGATACTCTTTAGGTGAAGTAGGACGTTACAGATTGAACAAAAAGTTAGGTCTTAACATTCCTACAACAACTGAGGTTCTTACAAAAGAAGATATCATTGCTATCGTAAGACACTTAATCGAACTTGTAAACTCTAAAGCTGAGGTTGATGATATTGACCACTTATCAAACAGAAGAATTAAAACTGTTGGTGAGCAATTAGCAGGGCAGTTCGGTGTAGGTCTTTCAAGAATTGCAAGAACAATCAAGGAAAGAATGAACGTTAGAGATAACGAAATCTTTACTCCGCTTGACCTTGTAAATGCTAAGACATTAACATCTGTAATTAACTCATTCTTCGGTACCAACCAGCTTTCTCAGTTCATGGACCAGACCAACCCGTTATCAGAGATCACTCACAAGAGAAGATTATCTGCACTAGGGCCTGGTGGTTTATCAAGAGAAAGAGCAGGTTTCGAGGTTCGTGACGTTCACCATACTCACTACGGAAGAATTTGTCCGATTGAAACTCCGGAAGGACCAAACATCGGTTTGATTTCATCTCTGGGAATCTATGCGAAAATCAACAATCTTGGTTTCATCGAAACTCCATATAGAAAAGTAGAAGGTGGTAAGATTGATCTTAACGCTGATCCTATTTACTTAAATGCAGAAGATGAAGAAGATAAGGTAATTGCTCAGGCAAACGTTGAATTGAGTGATAACGGAGACTTCTTAACAGACAGAATTATTGCAAGATTGGATGGTGACTATCCGGTAGTGGAGCCTGCTCAGGTTAACCTTATCGATGTAGCTCCAAACCAGATCTCAGGTATTTCCGCTTCATTGATTCCTTTCTTGGAACATGATGATGCGAACCGTGCATTGATGGGATCTAACATGATGCGTCAGGCCGTTCCTCTATTGAAGCCACAGGCTCCAATCGTTGGTACAGGGCTTGAGCAGCAAGTTGCAAGAGATTCAAGAATCTTAATTAACGCTGAAGGTACAGGTACTGTAGAGTACGTAGATGCTGACAAAATCGTTATTAAATATGAAAGAAGCGAAGACGAAGATTTAGTACAATTCGAGTCTGCTACTAAAACATACAAACTTACTAAGTTCAGAAAAACCAACCAGAGTACAACCATTACCCTAAGACCAAACGTAAGAGTAGGTGATGTAGTGGAAAAAGGACAAGTACTTTGCGACGGTTATGCTACTGAAAAAGGAGAATTAGCTCTTGGTAGAAACTTAGTAGTAGCGTTCATGCCTTGGAAAGGATACAACTTTGAGGATGCAATCGTAATCAATGAAAAAGTTGTACGTGAAGACTGGTTTACTTCAATCCACGTAGATGAGTATTCTCTTGAAGTTCGTGATACCAAATTAGGTATGGAAGAGCTTACAGCAGATATTCCAAACGTATCTGAAGAAGCTACCAAAGATCTTGATGAGAACGGTATGATCAGAATCGGTGCTGAAGTGAAGCCTGGAGATATCATGATTGGTAAAATTACTCCAAAAGGTGAATCTGACCCGACTCCTGAAGAAAAACTTCTTAGAGCAATCTTCGGTGATAAAGCTGGTGATGTAAAAGATGCATCATTAAAAGCTGACTCTTCATTAAGAGGAGTTGTTATCAACAAGAAATTGTTCTCTAGAAACATTAAAGACAAAAAGAAAAGAACTGAAGAAAAACTTAGACTTGAAGAAATTGAAAACACTTACAAGGCTAAATTTGATGAGTTGAGAAATACTTTAATTGAAAAATTAAATACACTGGTAAGCGGTAAAACTTCTCAAGGGGTACAAAATGACCTTGACGAAGAAATCATCGGTAAAGGTGTGAAATTTACTCACAAATTATTGACTTCAGTTGAAGATTATGTAAATGTTAGTGGTGCAGACTGGACAGTAGACGCTGATAAGAATGAATTGATCAAACAATTAATTCACAATTACAAAATCAAATATAACGACATCCAAGGAGTTAAAAACCGTGAGAAATTTGCTATTTCAATCGGAGATGAGCTTCCAGCAGGGATTATGAAGTTGGCTAAAGTTTACATCGCTAAGAAACGTAAACTGAATGTAGGAGATAAGATGGCAGGACGTCACGGTAACAAAGGTATCGTTTCAAGAATCGTTCGTGAAGAAGATATGCCGTTCTTAGAGGATGGAACACCAGTAGATATCGTATTGAATCCACTAGGGGTACCTTCTCGTATGAACATCGGTCAGATCTATGAAACAGTTCTTGGATGGGCTGGTCAGAAGCTGGGAATGAAGTTCGCTACACCAATCTTTGACGGAGCAACTCTTGATCAGATTACTGAATATACAGAGAAAGCAGGTCTTCCTAAATTCGGTCACACTCACCTTTATGATGGTGGTACCGGAGAAAGATTTACTCAGGCTGCGACAGTAGGTATCATTTACATGTTGAAACTAGGACACATGGTTGATGATAAGATGCACGCACGTTCTATCGGACCTTACTCATTGATTACTCAGCAGCCGTTAGGAGGTAAAGCTCAGTTCGGAGGTCAGAGATTCGGAGAGATGGAGGTTTGGGCACTTGAAGCATTCGGTGCATCCAATATCTTGAGAGAAATCTTGACTGTGAAGTCGGATGACGTGATTGGTAGAGCAAAAACTTATGAAGCAATTGCAAAAGGTGAATCTATGCCTGAACCAGGTATTCCGGAATCATTCAACGTATTACTTCACGAGCTGCAAGGTCTTGGATTAGACGTAAGACTAGAGGAATAA
- the rpoC gene encoding DNA-directed RNA polymerase subunit beta' — protein MSNKNKTSRFNKITIGLASPESILQDSRGEVLKPETINYRTHKPERDGLFCEKIFGPVKDYECACGKYKRIRYKGIVCDRCGVEVTEKKVRRERIGHIGLVVPIAHIWYFRSLPNKIGYLLGIPSKKLDMIIYYERYVVIQQGIAKKLDGSDFENMEFLTEEEYLDIMETLPVENQYLDDSDPNKFIARMGAEAVEDLLKRIDLDALSFDLRHKAHNEGSKQRRTEALKRLNVVEALRGANTRMINRPEWMIMRVLPVIPPELRPLVPLDGGRFATSDLNDLYRRVIIRNNRLKRLLEIKAPEVILRNEKRMLQESVDSLFDNTRKSSAVKSESNRPLKSLSDSLKGKQGRFRQNLLGKRVDYSARSVIVVGPNLQLHECGIPKDMAAELYKPFIIRKLIERGIVKTVKSAKRIIDRKEPVVYDILENVMKGHPVLLNRAPTLHRLGIQAFQPKMIEGKAIQLHPLVTTAFNADFDGDQMAVHLPLGPEAILEAQLLMLGSQNILNPANGSPITVPSQDMVLGLYFMTKELSSTEDMKVKGEGLAFYSPEEAEIAYAEGRVSLNAKVRCRLPVKEDGVIVTRLIETSVGRILFNQIVPKQVGYINELLTKKSLRNVIGKILADTDFPTTVKFLDAMKDLGYSNAFKGGLSFSLGDIVVPVEKKQMIASSIETVDEIRANYNMGLITDTERYNQVIDVWTNTNAGLTEMIMSRMKTDQGGFNSVYMMLDSGARGSKEQIRQLSGMRGLMAKPQKAGSTGAEIIENPILANFKEGLSILEYFISTHGARKGLADTALKTADAGYLTRRLVDVAQDVIVTEDDCGTLRGTEVTALKKNDEIVERISERILGRVSLHNIYDPETDELIASADQVIIEALAKRIEEAGLEAVEVRSPLTCEAKKGICAKCYGRNLATGKVIHMGEAVGVIAAQSIGEPGTQLTLRTFHQGGTAGNVSENPSIVARRDGIVEMDEVRTITSEDENGNTAEVVVSRSTEFRLVADNEFRTPLMVANVPYGSILAVKPGDKVKKGDTICRWDPYNAVIIAETSGKVEYEDIIQGISFQLEIDEQTGFEEKVISESRNKKAVPTLKVVDSKGVEQKAYNLPVGAHLMVNDGEKIKAGKVLIKIPRKSAKAGDITGGLPRVTELFEARNPSNPAVVTEIDGVVSYGKIKRGNRELIVEAKTGERKIYLVKLSNQILVQENDFVRAGSPLSDGSITPEDILRIKGPTAVQEYLVNEIQEVYRLQGVKIDDKHFEIIVRQMMTKVSIVDGGDTQFLEGALEHKYDFLEENNRVFGLKVVVDAGDSKEFMPGQMITARELRDENSKLKREDLSLVEVREALPATATPVLQGITRAALQTKSFMSAASFQETTKVLNEAAVAGKVDDLNGLKENVIVGHRIPAGTGLKEYQNVIVGSKKEFEDLN, from the coding sequence ATGTCAAATAAAAATAAAACAAGTAGATTTAATAAAATAACCATCGGTTTAGCTTCACCGGAGTCTATTTTACAGGACTCAAGAGGGGAGGTTTTAAAACCGGAAACTATTAACTACAGAACTCACAAACCTGAAAGAGACGGATTATTCTGTGAGAAAATCTTTGGTCCTGTAAAAGATTACGAATGTGCTTGTGGTAAATACAAGAGAATTCGTTACAAAGGGATTGTTTGTGACCGTTGTGGTGTAGAAGTTACTGAGAAAAAAGTAAGAAGAGAAAGAATCGGTCATATCGGATTGGTTGTTCCTATTGCTCACATCTGGTACTTCCGTTCATTGCCAAACAAAATCGGATACCTTTTAGGAATCCCTTCTAAGAAATTAGATATGATCATCTACTACGAAAGATATGTAGTGATTCAGCAGGGTATTGCTAAAAAATTAGATGGGTCCGATTTCGAAAATATGGAATTCCTTACAGAAGAAGAATACCTTGATATCATGGAAACTCTTCCTGTAGAAAACCAGTATCTTGATGATTCTGATCCAAATAAATTCATCGCCAGAATGGGTGCTGAAGCTGTAGAAGATCTGTTAAAAAGAATCGATCTTGATGCATTGTCTTTCGACTTGAGACACAAAGCTCACAACGAAGGTTCTAAACAAAGAAGAACAGAAGCTCTTAAAAGATTGAACGTTGTAGAAGCATTAAGAGGTGCTAATACAAGAATGATCAACAGACCAGAGTGGATGATCATGCGTGTACTTCCTGTTATCCCACCAGAATTAAGACCATTAGTTCCATTGGATGGAGGACGTTTCGCAACTTCTGATTTGAATGACCTTTATAGAAGAGTAATTATCAGAAATAACCGTTTGAAGAGATTATTGGAGATCAAAGCTCCTGAAGTAATCTTAAGAAACGAGAAGCGTATGCTTCAGGAATCTGTAGATTCATTATTCGATAACACAAGGAAATCTTCTGCAGTAAAATCTGAATCAAACAGACCATTGAAATCACTTTCTGATTCATTGAAAGGTAAGCAAGGTCGTTTCCGTCAGAACTTACTAGGGAAAAGGGTAGATTACTCTGCGCGTTCGGTAATTGTTGTAGGTCCAAACTTACAGCTTCACGAATGTGGTATTCCTAAAGATATGGCAGCTGAACTTTACAAACCATTTATCATTAGAAAACTAATTGAAAGAGGGATTGTAAAAACTGTAAAATCTGCAAAAAGAATCATTGATAGAAAAGAACCAGTAGTTTATGATATCCTTGAAAACGTGATGAAAGGACACCCTGTTCTATTGAACAGAGCACCTACGCTTCACAGACTAGGTATCCAGGCTTTCCAACCTAAGATGATCGAAGGTAAGGCAATCCAGCTACACCCGTTGGTAACAACAGCATTCAACGCCGATTTCGATGGTGACCAGATGGCGGTACACTTACCGTTAGGACCAGAGGCAATCCTTGAAGCTCAGTTATTGATGTTAGGTTCTCAAAACATTTTGAACCCTGCAAACGGTTCTCCAATTACAGTACCTTCTCAGGACATGGTTCTTGGTCTTTATTTCATGACTAAAGAATTGAGCTCTACAGAAGATATGAAAGTAAAAGGTGAAGGTCTTGCATTCTATTCTCCTGAGGAAGCGGAAATCGCTTATGCTGAAGGTAGAGTTTCTTTAAATGCTAAGGTAAGATGTAGACTACCTGTTAAAGAAGATGGAGTAATAGTAACAAGATTGATCGAAACTTCTGTAGGTAGAATTTTATTCAACCAGATTGTACCTAAGCAGGTAGGATATATCAATGAACTTCTTACTAAGAAATCATTGAGAAACGTTATCGGTAAGATCCTTGCTGATACAGATTTCCCTACAACTGTGAAGTTCCTTGATGCAATGAAAGATTTAGGATATTCAAATGCATTCAAAGGAGGTCTTTCATTCTCACTTGGGGATATTGTAGTTCCTGTTGAGAAAAAGCAGATGATTGCTTCTTCAATTGAAACTGTAGATGAAATTAGAGCTAACTATAACATGGGTCTAATTACCGATACAGAACGTTATAATCAGGTAATCGACGTTTGGACAAATACCAACGCCGGATTAACTGAAATGATCATGAGCAGAATGAAAACTGACCAAGGTGGGTTCAACTCTGTATATATGATGCTTGACTCTGGAGCGAGGGGTTCTAAAGAACAGATCCGTCAGTTATCAGGGATGAGAGGTTTGATGGCAAAACCGCAAAAAGCCGGTTCTACCGGAGCGGAGATCATCGAAAACCCGATCCTTGCAAACTTTAAGGAAGGTCTTTCGATTCTAGAGTACTTTATCTCTACCCACGGTGCTCGTAAGGGTCTTGCGGATACCGCTCTTAAGACAGCCGATGCTGGTTACTTAACGAGAAGATTGGTAGACGTTGCACAGGACGTTATCGTTACAGAAGACGACTGTGGAACACTGAGAGGTACAGAAGTTACTGCACTTAAGAAAAATGACGAGATCGTTGAAAGAATCTCTGAAAGAATCTTAGGTAGAGTATCTCTTCATAATATTTACGATCCTGAAACTGACGAGCTTATTGCAAGCGCAGATCAGGTGATCATTGAAGCATTGGCGAAAAGAATCGAAGAAGCTGGATTAGAAGCTGTTGAGGTTCGTTCACCATTAACTTGTGAAGCTAAGAAAGGTATCTGTGCTAAATGTTACGGTAGAAACTTAGCAACAGGTAAAGTGATCCACATGGGTGAAGCGGTAGGTGTAATTGCAGCACAGTCAATTGGGGAACCAGGTACTCAGCTTACGTTGAGAACCTTCCACCAAGGGGGTACTGCAGGAAACGTATCAGAAAACCCATCTATTGTTGCAAGAAGAGATGGTATCGTTGAAATGGATGAAGTAAGAACTATTACTTCTGAAGATGAAAACGGTAATACTGCTGAAGTTGTAGTTTCCCGTTCAACAGAATTCAGATTAGTTGCTGATAATGAGTTCAGAACTCCATTAATGGTAGCTAACGTACCTTACGGATCTATATTAGCTGTAAAACCAGGTGATAAAGTGAAGAAAGGAGATACAATCTGTAGATGGGATCCATATAACGCGGTAATTATTGCAGAAACTTCAGGTAAGGTAGAATACGAGGATATCATCCAGGGTATTTCATTCCAGCTTGAAATTGACGAACAGACAGGATTCGAAGAGAAAGTAATCTCTGAATCTAGAAATAAGAAAGCCGTACCTACCTTGAAAGTGGTAGACTCTAAAGGTGTTGAGCAGAAAGCTTACAACTTACCGGTAGGAGCCCACTTAATGGTTAACGATGGTGAAAAAATTAAGGCCGGTAAAGTCTTAATCAAAATCCCAAGAAAATCTGCAAAAGCAGGGGATATCACCGGAGGTCTTCCGAGAGTTACCGAATTATTTGAAGCAAGAAACCCTTCAAACCCAGCGGTTGTTACTGAAATCGACGGGGTAGTTTCTTACGGAAAAATTAAGAGAGGTAACCGTGAACTTATTGTTGAAGCGAAAACTGGAGAAAGAAAAATTTACTTAGTTAAATTATCAAACCAGATCTTAGTACAGGAGAATGACTTCGTAAGAGCAGGTTCTCCGCTTTCTGACGGTTCTATCACACCAGAAGATATCTTAAGAATTAAAGGTCCAACAGCAGTTCAGGAATACTTAGTAAACGAGATCCAGGAAGTTTACCGTCTACAAGGGGTAAAAATCGACGACAAGCACTTCGAAATTATCGTAAGACAGATGATGACGAAAGTATCTATCGTAGATGGAGGTGATACTCAATTCCTTGAAGGAGCTCTTGAGCACAAGTATGATTTCTTGGAAGAAAACAACAGAGTATTCGGTCTTAAAGTAGTAGTAGATGCTGGTGATTCTAAAGAATTCATGCCAGGTCAGATGATTACTGCAAGAGAATTAAGAGATGAAAACTCTAAGTTGAAGCGTGAAGATTTAAGTCTTGTAGAAGTAAGAGAAGCTCTTCCTGCTACAGCAACTCCTGTACTACAAGGTATTACAAGAGCAGCCCTTCAGACTAAGTCATTCATGTCTGCAGCATCGTTCCAGGAAACTACTAAAGTTCTTAACGAAGCAGCTGTTGCTGGTAAAGTAGACGATCTTAACGGTCTTAAAGAAAATGTAATTGTAGGTCACAGAATCCCTGCAGGTACAGGTCTTAAAGAGTATCAGAACGTTATTGTAGGTTCTAAGAAAGAATTCGAAGACCTTAACTAA
- a CDS encoding DUF3467 domain-containing protein, with product MDNNQNPQDGNINIELNEMVAAGIYANLALVNHSPSEFVVDFIQLMPGVQQAKVRSRVILAPLHAKRVLNALQQNIANYEQQFGEIKEVEPFVLGGNNVQA from the coding sequence ATGGACAACAATCAAAATCCACAAGACGGAAACATCAACATCGAATTAAACGAAATGGTAGCTGCTGGTATCTATGCTAACCTAGCTTTAGTAAACCACTCTCCATCTGAATTTGTAGTAGACTTTATTCAGTTGATGCCAGGTGTTCAGCAAGCTAAAGTAAGATCAAGAGTTATTCTTGCTCCACTTCACGCTAAAAGAGTATTAAACGCTCTTCAACAGAACATCGCTAACTACGAGCAGCAGTTCGGAGAAATCAAAGAAGTTGAGCCTTTCGTATTAGGAGGAAACAACGTTCAAGCGTAA
- a CDS encoding Crp/Fnr family transcriptional regulator yields the protein MIDKAFAVGKFGFLGADFLSELEKHAVAIDIKAKTEIIREGQKNKFVPFLIKGSIKVFTLNDGRELIYYYIKPKDSCLMTFSSILTDYVSRVYAIAEEDSEAILIPVTIMHDWLIKFPEINKLFYHEYDRRFSEVMNMVNDAVFHRLDKRVLNYIKQQISSTGNNPIKITHREIANSLGTSREVVSRVLKKIESEGEIVQTKEGIKVPVNENVRII from the coding sequence ATGATTGATAAAGCATTCGCTGTGGGCAAATTTGGCTTTTTAGGTGCTGATTTTTTATCTGAGCTGGAAAAACATGCTGTTGCAATTGATATAAAAGCCAAAACCGAAATCATAAGAGAAGGGCAGAAAAATAAGTTTGTGCCTTTCCTGATAAAAGGCTCTATCAAGGTTTTTACTCTTAATGATGGCAGAGAACTTATCTACTATTATATTAAACCCAAAGACAGCTGCCTTATGACTTTTTCATCTATTCTTACAGATTATGTCAGCAGGGTATATGCCATCGCTGAAGAAGATTCGGAAGCTATTCTTATCCCCGTTACCATAATGCATGATTGGCTGATAAAATTTCCGGAAATCAATAAACTGTTTTACCATGAATATGACCGTAGATTTTCAGAAGTGATGAATATGGTGAATGATGCAGTATTTCACAGGCTGGATAAAAGAGTCCTGAATTATATCAAACAGCAGATTTCATCCACAGGAAACAATCCCATTAAGATAACCCATCGTGAAATTGCCAATAGTTTGGGAACTTCCAGGGAAGTAGTGAGCAGAGTTTTGAAAAAAATTGAAAGCGAAGGTGAAATTGTTCAGACCAAAGAAGGGATAAAAGTACCTGTAAATGAAAATGTTAGAATAATCTAA